One segment of Struthio camelus isolate bStrCam1 chromosome 27, bStrCam1.hap1, whole genome shotgun sequence DNA contains the following:
- the CCAR2 gene encoding cell cycle and apoptosis regulator protein 2 isoform X5, translating into MAQFKRQPPPPRAAAAFPGTPQTSLLGPPPGLLNPPVSAELLQTARHLQVGEKQRVFTGIVTSLHDYFGVVDEEVFFQLSVVKGRIPQIGEKVLVKAVYNPSQAVPWNALKVQTLSNQPLLKAPAPLLHMASLGQKQGILGAQPQLLFQPHRIPPLFPQKPVNLFPSPPSIHLGHLGRYPGRGPKGRNDPGRWDDFESKKRKQKGGELWGAKKPRHDLPQYRVHFARYAVDSPFCDAMEILRRYCSIQLPRGFYDVRLCWLDTFPLTQPLSLRHPSRILVADPEEVPEPEEEAEPDTAPGDVDSAFSAKVLLLSSPGLEEFYRTCLLYIDDSSEQREAPEHPTKQMKFLLGRKEDEAVLIGGEWSPSLDGPDPDADPMVLVRTAIRCTKAQAGLDLSNCTKWVRFAEFRYLREGDPSQREVVVVFLPDVWGCMPSLEEWEASCQPKAEKVPSPPPSPGDKAAMEMEAPKPASEQDAAADATELALEPAPKPAAPESEAPAAPMEPAVVAHPHPGGQDGQAACSNISLYTLLEYRRRREKLSFEVAVVAELFQEMLQRDFGYKLYKALLALPEKEEPLEAKNPEPERAPEPAKEVPPEAAGAEEEAEQPPPKAEPGNTEAERPAGSVAATAGGEQERTKSECKADPKDSPDELCVLSLEDGLLLLREEEEEEFGTKLEDAEVRSIASNQSETEFSSLHDVQPKELDPSAVLPLDALLAFVYFDLNFCGYLHRRDLEKILLTLGLHLCKEQVKCLVNRVVTQYVCQYRNLQYSRQEGSEPGSADRIPEEELFGNLPLLPPARPPAEVSLPPKAGTEQGGLVSHNGTVLNVGKLLEKAEQTESSRLYLESKIHALEVKLEESQTRVSGMESTNRTLTAELRELQRRLAEVEEQAKAAERQKLQFQRLLQENRKRLAPVQLEIQTIIEKTNNCLEKEPASSN; encoded by the exons ATGGCCCAGTTCaagcggcagccgccgccgccgcgggccgccgccgccttcccag GGACGCCCCAGACCTCGCTGCTGGGACCCCCGCCCGGCTTGTTGAACCCTCCGGTCTCGGCGGAGCTTCTCCAGACGGCGCGGCACCTGCAG GTGGGCGAGAAGCAACGAGTCTTCACAGGCATCGTCACCAGCCTTCACGATTACTTCGGGGTGGTGGACGAGGAGGTCTTTTTCCAGCTCAG CGTTGTGAAGGGCCGGATACCGCAGATCGGGGAGAAGGTGCTGGTGAAAGCTGTCTACAACCCAAGCCAGGCGGTACCCTGGAACGCGCTGAAAGTCCAGACGCTCTCCAACCAG CCTCTCCTGAAGGCCCCAGCACCTCTTCTGCACATGGCGTCCCTGGGACAGAAACAGGGAATCCTTGGCGCCCAGCCTCAGCTGCTGTTCCAGCCTCACCGCATCCCGCCGCTCTTTCCCCAGAAAC cagtgaacctcTTCCCATCTCCCCCATCCATTCACCTGGGACACCTGGGGAGATACCCAGGGCGAGGACCAAAGGGCCGGAACGACCCAGGCAGATG GGACGATTTTGAGTCGAAGAAGCGGAAACAGAAAGGTGGTGAGCTGTGGGGAGCGAAAAAGCCTCGCCACGACCTGCCTCAGTATCGGGTTCACTTTGCCCGCTACGCTGTGGACAG cCCCTTCTGTGACGCCATGGAGATCCTGCGGCGCTACTGCAGCATCCAGCTGCCCCGGGGCTTCTACGACGTCCGCCTGTGCTGGCTGGACACGTTCCCCCTCACCCAGCCCCTGAGCCTGAGGCACCCCAGCCGCATCCTGGTGGCTGACCCGGAGGAGGTACCAGAGCCGGAGGAGGAGGCTGAGCCAGACACCGCTCCAGGTGACGTGGATTCCGCTTTCAGCGCCAAG gtgctgctgctgtCCTCTCCGGGCCTCGAGGAGTTTTATCGTACCTGTTTGTTATACATCGATGATTCCAGTGAGCAAAGGGAGGCTCCTGAGCACCCCACAAAGCAAATGAAG TTTCTGCTGGGGAGGAAAGAGGATGAGGCTGTGCTGATCGGCGGGGAATGGTCCCCATCTCTGGACGGCCCTGATCCTGATGCGGACCCGATGGTCCTGGTTCGCACAGCCATTCGCTGCACCAAGGCACAGGCCGGGCTGGACCTGAGCAACTGCACAAAGTG GGTCCGATTTGCCGAGTTCAGGTACCTGCGCGAGGGAGACCCGTCCCagagggaggtggtggtggttttcTTGCCGGACGTCTGGGGCTGCATGCCGTCCCTGGAGGAGTGGGAAGCCTCGTGCCAGCCGAAGGCAGAGAAGGTGCCCTCGCCACCTCCATCGCCAGGGGACAAGGCTGCGATG GAGATGGAGGCCCCCAAGCCAGCCTCTGAGCAGGATGCTGCTGCGGACGCCACCGAACTAGCTTTGGAGCCCGCTCCCAAACCAGCGGCCCCCGAATCCGAAGCCCCTGCTGCCCCCATGGAGCCAGCTGTTGTGGCCCACCCCCACCCAGGCGGGCAGGACGGGCAGGCGGCCTGCTCCAACATCTCCCTCTACACCCTGCTGGAGTACAGGAGACGGAGAGAGAAGCTCTCCTTCGAG GTGGCTGTGGTGGCTGAGCTCTTCCAGGAGATGCTGCAGCGAGATTTTGGCTACAAGCTGTACAAGGCGCTGTTGGCCTTGCCAGAGAAGGAAGAGCCGCTGGAGGCCAAGAACCCGGAGCCGGAAAGGGCTCCTGAGCCTGCAAAGGAGGTGCCTCCGGAGGCTGCTGGGGCCGAggaggaggctgagcag CCTCCTCCCAAAGCTGAGCCTGGGAACACAGAGGCAGAGAGGCCGGCAGGCAGCGTGGCAGCCACGGCAGGCGGAGAGCAGGAGAGGACTAAAAGTGAGTGCAAAGCAGATCCCAAAGACTCTCCTGATGAACTGTGCGTGCTCAGCTTGGAGGACGGCCTGCTGCTGCtccgggaggaggaagaggaggagttcG GTACCAAGCTGGAAGATGCTGAAGTGAGATCTATTGCGTCCAACCAGTCGGAGACGGAGTTCTCCTCCCTCCATGACGTG CAGCCCAAGGAGCTGGATCCGAGTGCTGTGCTACCGCTGGATGCTCTCCTAGCCTTCGTGTACTTCGATTTGAATTTCTGTGGCTACCTACACCGAAGGGACCTGGAGAAGATCCTCCTGACGCTGGGGCTGCATCTCTGCAAAGAGCAG GTGAAGTGCCTGGTGAATCGGGTCGTGACTCAGTACGTGTGCCAGTATCGAAACCTTCAGTACAGCCGGCAGGAGGGCTCGGAGCCAGGCAGCGCTGACCGCATCCCAGAGGAGGAGCTCTTTG GCAaccttcctctgctgcctcctgcccgGCCCCCAGCCGAGGTCTCCCTGCCGCCTAAGGCGGGTACGGAGCAGGGAGGCCTGGTCTCCCACAACGGCACGGTGCTCAACGTggggaagctgctggagaaggcgGAGCAGACGGAGAGCAGCCGGCTCTACCTGGAGAGCAAAATCCACGCGCTGGAGGTCAAGCTGG AGGAGAGCCAGACCCGGGTTTCGGGAATGGAGTCGACCAACAGAACGCTCACAGCCGAGCTGCGGGAGCTCCAGAGGCGCCTGGCCGAGGTGgaagagcaggcaaaggcggccgaGAGGCAGAAACTGCAATTCCAGCGACTCTTGCAGGAGAACAGAAAGCGCCTGGCCCCCGTACAGCTGGAGATTCAGACCATCATTGAGaag ACTAATAACTGCTTAGAAAAGGAACCAGCCTCCTCCAACTGA
- the CCAR2 gene encoding cell cycle and apoptosis regulator protein 2 isoform X1: protein MAQFKRQPPPPRAAAAFPGTPQTSLLGPPPGLLNPPVSAELLQTARHLQVGEKQRVFTGIVTSLHDYFGVVDEEVFFQLSVVKGRIPQIGEKVLVKAVYNPSQAVPWNALKVQTLSNQPLLKAPAPLLHMASLGQKQGILGAQPQLLFQPHRIPPLFPQKPVNLFPSPPSIHLGHLGRYPGRGPKGRNDPGRWDDFESKKRKQKGGELWGAKKPRHDLPQYRVHFARYAVDSPFCDAMEILRRYCSIQLPRGFYDVRLCWLDTFPLTQPLSLRHPSRILVADPEEVPEPEEEAEPDTAPGDVDSAFSAKVLLLSSPGLEEFYRTCLLYIDDSSEQREAPEHPTKQMKFLLGRKEDEAVLIGGEWSPSLDGPDPDADPMVLVRTAIRCTKAQAGLDLSNCTKWVRFAEFRYLREGDPSQREVVVVFLPDVWGCMPSLEEWEASCQPKAEKVPSPPPSPGDKAAMGVSKQEMEAPKPASEQDAAADATELALEPAPKPAAPESEAPAAPMEPAVVAHPHPGGQDGQAACSNISLYTLLEYRRRREKLSFEVAVVAELFQEMLQRDFGYKLYKALLALPEKEEPLEAKNPEPERAPEPAKEVPPEAAGAEEEAEQPPPKAEPGNTEAERPAGSVAATAGGEQERTKSECKADPKDSPDELCVLSLEDGLLLLREEEEEEFGTKLEDAEVRSIASNQSETEFSSLHDVQPKELDPSAVLPLDALLAFVYFDLNFCGYLHRRDLEKILLTLGLHLCKEQVKCLVNRVVTQYVCQYRNLQYSRQEGSEPGSADRIPEEELFGNLPLLPPARPPAEVSLPPKAGTEQGGLVSHNGTVLNVGKLLEKAEQTESSRLYLESKIHALEVKLEESQTRVSGMESTNRTLTAELRELQRRLAEVEEQAKAAERQKLQFQRLLQENRKRLAPVQLEIQTIIEKTNNCLEKEPASSN from the exons ATGGCCCAGTTCaagcggcagccgccgccgccgcgggccgccgccgccttcccag GGACGCCCCAGACCTCGCTGCTGGGACCCCCGCCCGGCTTGTTGAACCCTCCGGTCTCGGCGGAGCTTCTCCAGACGGCGCGGCACCTGCAG GTGGGCGAGAAGCAACGAGTCTTCACAGGCATCGTCACCAGCCTTCACGATTACTTCGGGGTGGTGGACGAGGAGGTCTTTTTCCAGCTCAG CGTTGTGAAGGGCCGGATACCGCAGATCGGGGAGAAGGTGCTGGTGAAAGCTGTCTACAACCCAAGCCAGGCGGTACCCTGGAACGCGCTGAAAGTCCAGACGCTCTCCAACCAG CCTCTCCTGAAGGCCCCAGCACCTCTTCTGCACATGGCGTCCCTGGGACAGAAACAGGGAATCCTTGGCGCCCAGCCTCAGCTGCTGTTCCAGCCTCACCGCATCCCGCCGCTCTTTCCCCAGAAAC cagtgaacctcTTCCCATCTCCCCCATCCATTCACCTGGGACACCTGGGGAGATACCCAGGGCGAGGACCAAAGGGCCGGAACGACCCAGGCAGATG GGACGATTTTGAGTCGAAGAAGCGGAAACAGAAAGGTGGTGAGCTGTGGGGAGCGAAAAAGCCTCGCCACGACCTGCCTCAGTATCGGGTTCACTTTGCCCGCTACGCTGTGGACAG cCCCTTCTGTGACGCCATGGAGATCCTGCGGCGCTACTGCAGCATCCAGCTGCCCCGGGGCTTCTACGACGTCCGCCTGTGCTGGCTGGACACGTTCCCCCTCACCCAGCCCCTGAGCCTGAGGCACCCCAGCCGCATCCTGGTGGCTGACCCGGAGGAGGTACCAGAGCCGGAGGAGGAGGCTGAGCCAGACACCGCTCCAGGTGACGTGGATTCCGCTTTCAGCGCCAAG gtgctgctgctgtCCTCTCCGGGCCTCGAGGAGTTTTATCGTACCTGTTTGTTATACATCGATGATTCCAGTGAGCAAAGGGAGGCTCCTGAGCACCCCACAAAGCAAATGAAG TTTCTGCTGGGGAGGAAAGAGGATGAGGCTGTGCTGATCGGCGGGGAATGGTCCCCATCTCTGGACGGCCCTGATCCTGATGCGGACCCGATGGTCCTGGTTCGCACAGCCATTCGCTGCACCAAGGCACAGGCCGGGCTGGACCTGAGCAACTGCACAAAGTG GGTCCGATTTGCCGAGTTCAGGTACCTGCGCGAGGGAGACCCGTCCCagagggaggtggtggtggttttcTTGCCGGACGTCTGGGGCTGCATGCCGTCCCTGGAGGAGTGGGAAGCCTCGTGCCAGCCGAAGGCAGAGAAGGTGCCCTCGCCACCTCCATCGCCAGGGGACAAGGCTGCGATG GGCGTTTCTAAGCAGGAGATGGAGGCCCCCAAGCCAGCCTCTGAGCAGGATGCTGCTGCGGACGCCACCGAACTAGCTTTGGAGCCCGCTCCCAAACCAGCGGCCCCCGAATCCGAAGCCCCTGCTGCCCCCATGGAGCCAGCTGTTGTGGCCCACCCCCACCCAGGCGGGCAGGACGGGCAGGCGGCCTGCTCCAACATCTCCCTCTACACCCTGCTGGAGTACAGGAGACGGAGAGAGAAGCTCTCCTTCGAG GTGGCTGTGGTGGCTGAGCTCTTCCAGGAGATGCTGCAGCGAGATTTTGGCTACAAGCTGTACAAGGCGCTGTTGGCCTTGCCAGAGAAGGAAGAGCCGCTGGAGGCCAAGAACCCGGAGCCGGAAAGGGCTCCTGAGCCTGCAAAGGAGGTGCCTCCGGAGGCTGCTGGGGCCGAggaggaggctgagcag CCTCCTCCCAAAGCTGAGCCTGGGAACACAGAGGCAGAGAGGCCGGCAGGCAGCGTGGCAGCCACGGCAGGCGGAGAGCAGGAGAGGACTAAAAGTGAGTGCAAAGCAGATCCCAAAGACTCTCCTGATGAACTGTGCGTGCTCAGCTTGGAGGACGGCCTGCTGCTGCtccgggaggaggaagaggaggagttcG GTACCAAGCTGGAAGATGCTGAAGTGAGATCTATTGCGTCCAACCAGTCGGAGACGGAGTTCTCCTCCCTCCATGACGTG CAGCCCAAGGAGCTGGATCCGAGTGCTGTGCTACCGCTGGATGCTCTCCTAGCCTTCGTGTACTTCGATTTGAATTTCTGTGGCTACCTACACCGAAGGGACCTGGAGAAGATCCTCCTGACGCTGGGGCTGCATCTCTGCAAAGAGCAG GTGAAGTGCCTGGTGAATCGGGTCGTGACTCAGTACGTGTGCCAGTATCGAAACCTTCAGTACAGCCGGCAGGAGGGCTCGGAGCCAGGCAGCGCTGACCGCATCCCAGAGGAGGAGCTCTTTG GCAaccttcctctgctgcctcctgcccgGCCCCCAGCCGAGGTCTCCCTGCCGCCTAAGGCGGGTACGGAGCAGGGAGGCCTGGTCTCCCACAACGGCACGGTGCTCAACGTggggaagctgctggagaaggcgGAGCAGACGGAGAGCAGCCGGCTCTACCTGGAGAGCAAAATCCACGCGCTGGAGGTCAAGCTGG AGGAGAGCCAGACCCGGGTTTCGGGAATGGAGTCGACCAACAGAACGCTCACAGCCGAGCTGCGGGAGCTCCAGAGGCGCCTGGCCGAGGTGgaagagcaggcaaaggcggccgaGAGGCAGAAACTGCAATTCCAGCGACTCTTGCAGGAGAACAGAAAGCGCCTGGCCCCCGTACAGCTGGAGATTCAGACCATCATTGAGaag ACTAATAACTGCTTAGAAAAGGAACCAGCCTCCTCCAACTGA
- the CCAR2 gene encoding cell cycle and apoptosis regulator protein 2 isoform X4 translates to MAQFKRQPPPPRAAAAFPGTPQTSLLGPPPGLLNPPVSAELLQTARHLQVGEKQRVFTGIVTSLHDYFGVVDEEVFFQLSVVKGRIPQIGEKVLVKAVYNPSQAVPWNALKVQTLSNQPLLKAPAPLLHMASLGQKQGILGAQPQLLFQPHRIPPLFPQKLNLFPSPPSIHLGHLGRYPGRGPKGRNDPGRWDDFESKKRKQKGGELWGAKKPRHDLPQYRVHFARYAVDSPFCDAMEILRRYCSIQLPRGFYDVRLCWLDTFPLTQPLSLRHPSRILVADPEEVPEPEEEAEPDTAPGDVDSAFSAKVLLLSSPGLEEFYRTCLLYIDDSSEQREAPEHPTKQMKFLLGRKEDEAVLIGGEWSPSLDGPDPDADPMVLVRTAIRCTKAQAGLDLSNCTKWVRFAEFRYLREGDPSQREVVVVFLPDVWGCMPSLEEWEASCQPKAEKVPSPPPSPGDKAAMGVSKQEMEAPKPASEQDAAADATELALEPAPKPAAPESEAPAAPMEPAVVAHPHPGGQDGQAACSNISLYTLLEYRRRREKLSFEVAVVAELFQEMLQRDFGYKLYKALLALPEKEEPLEAKNPEPERAPEPAKEVPPEAAGAEEEAEQPPPKAEPGNTEAERPAGSVAATAGGEQERTKSECKADPKDSPDELCVLSLEDGLLLLREEEEEEFGTKLEDAEVRSIASNQSETEFSSLHDVPKELDPSAVLPLDALLAFVYFDLNFCGYLHRRDLEKILLTLGLHLCKEQVKCLVNRVVTQYVCQYRNLQYSRQEGSEPGSADRIPEEELFGNLPLLPPARPPAEVSLPPKAGTEQGGLVSHNGTVLNVGKLLEKAEQTESSRLYLESKIHALEVKLEESQTRVSGMESTNRTLTAELRELQRRLAEVEEQAKAAERQKLQFQRLLQENRKRLAPVQLEIQTIIEKTNNCLEKEPASSN, encoded by the exons ATGGCCCAGTTCaagcggcagccgccgccgccgcgggccgccgccgccttcccag GGACGCCCCAGACCTCGCTGCTGGGACCCCCGCCCGGCTTGTTGAACCCTCCGGTCTCGGCGGAGCTTCTCCAGACGGCGCGGCACCTGCAG GTGGGCGAGAAGCAACGAGTCTTCACAGGCATCGTCACCAGCCTTCACGATTACTTCGGGGTGGTGGACGAGGAGGTCTTTTTCCAGCTCAG CGTTGTGAAGGGCCGGATACCGCAGATCGGGGAGAAGGTGCTGGTGAAAGCTGTCTACAACCCAAGCCAGGCGGTACCCTGGAACGCGCTGAAAGTCCAGACGCTCTCCAACCAG CCTCTCCTGAAGGCCCCAGCACCTCTTCTGCACATGGCGTCCCTGGGACAGAAACAGGGAATCCTTGGCGCCCAGCCTCAGCTGCTGTTCCAGCCTCACCGCATCCCGCCGCTCTTTCCCCAGAAAC tgaacctcTTCCCATCTCCCCCATCCATTCACCTGGGACACCTGGGGAGATACCCAGGGCGAGGACCAAAGGGCCGGAACGACCCAGGCAGATG GGACGATTTTGAGTCGAAGAAGCGGAAACAGAAAGGTGGTGAGCTGTGGGGAGCGAAAAAGCCTCGCCACGACCTGCCTCAGTATCGGGTTCACTTTGCCCGCTACGCTGTGGACAG cCCCTTCTGTGACGCCATGGAGATCCTGCGGCGCTACTGCAGCATCCAGCTGCCCCGGGGCTTCTACGACGTCCGCCTGTGCTGGCTGGACACGTTCCCCCTCACCCAGCCCCTGAGCCTGAGGCACCCCAGCCGCATCCTGGTGGCTGACCCGGAGGAGGTACCAGAGCCGGAGGAGGAGGCTGAGCCAGACACCGCTCCAGGTGACGTGGATTCCGCTTTCAGCGCCAAG gtgctgctgctgtCCTCTCCGGGCCTCGAGGAGTTTTATCGTACCTGTTTGTTATACATCGATGATTCCAGTGAGCAAAGGGAGGCTCCTGAGCACCCCACAAAGCAAATGAAG TTTCTGCTGGGGAGGAAAGAGGATGAGGCTGTGCTGATCGGCGGGGAATGGTCCCCATCTCTGGACGGCCCTGATCCTGATGCGGACCCGATGGTCCTGGTTCGCACAGCCATTCGCTGCACCAAGGCACAGGCCGGGCTGGACCTGAGCAACTGCACAAAGTG GGTCCGATTTGCCGAGTTCAGGTACCTGCGCGAGGGAGACCCGTCCCagagggaggtggtggtggttttcTTGCCGGACGTCTGGGGCTGCATGCCGTCCCTGGAGGAGTGGGAAGCCTCGTGCCAGCCGAAGGCAGAGAAGGTGCCCTCGCCACCTCCATCGCCAGGGGACAAGGCTGCGATG GGCGTTTCTAAGCAGGAGATGGAGGCCCCCAAGCCAGCCTCTGAGCAGGATGCTGCTGCGGACGCCACCGAACTAGCTTTGGAGCCCGCTCCCAAACCAGCGGCCCCCGAATCCGAAGCCCCTGCTGCCCCCATGGAGCCAGCTGTTGTGGCCCACCCCCACCCAGGCGGGCAGGACGGGCAGGCGGCCTGCTCCAACATCTCCCTCTACACCCTGCTGGAGTACAGGAGACGGAGAGAGAAGCTCTCCTTCGAG GTGGCTGTGGTGGCTGAGCTCTTCCAGGAGATGCTGCAGCGAGATTTTGGCTACAAGCTGTACAAGGCGCTGTTGGCCTTGCCAGAGAAGGAAGAGCCGCTGGAGGCCAAGAACCCGGAGCCGGAAAGGGCTCCTGAGCCTGCAAAGGAGGTGCCTCCGGAGGCTGCTGGGGCCGAggaggaggctgagcag CCTCCTCCCAAAGCTGAGCCTGGGAACACAGAGGCAGAGAGGCCGGCAGGCAGCGTGGCAGCCACGGCAGGCGGAGAGCAGGAGAGGACTAAAAGTGAGTGCAAAGCAGATCCCAAAGACTCTCCTGATGAACTGTGCGTGCTCAGCTTGGAGGACGGCCTGCTGCTGCtccgggaggaggaagaggaggagttcG GTACCAAGCTGGAAGATGCTGAAGTGAGATCTATTGCGTCCAACCAGTCGGAGACGGAGTTCTCCTCCCTCCATGACGTG CCCAAGGAGCTGGATCCGAGTGCTGTGCTACCGCTGGATGCTCTCCTAGCCTTCGTGTACTTCGATTTGAATTTCTGTGGCTACCTACACCGAAGGGACCTGGAGAAGATCCTCCTGACGCTGGGGCTGCATCTCTGCAAAGAGCAG GTGAAGTGCCTGGTGAATCGGGTCGTGACTCAGTACGTGTGCCAGTATCGAAACCTTCAGTACAGCCGGCAGGAGGGCTCGGAGCCAGGCAGCGCTGACCGCATCCCAGAGGAGGAGCTCTTTG GCAaccttcctctgctgcctcctgcccgGCCCCCAGCCGAGGTCTCCCTGCCGCCTAAGGCGGGTACGGAGCAGGGAGGCCTGGTCTCCCACAACGGCACGGTGCTCAACGTggggaagctgctggagaaggcgGAGCAGACGGAGAGCAGCCGGCTCTACCTGGAGAGCAAAATCCACGCGCTGGAGGTCAAGCTGG AGGAGAGCCAGACCCGGGTTTCGGGAATGGAGTCGACCAACAGAACGCTCACAGCCGAGCTGCGGGAGCTCCAGAGGCGCCTGGCCGAGGTGgaagagcaggcaaaggcggccgaGAGGCAGAAACTGCAATTCCAGCGACTCTTGCAGGAGAACAGAAAGCGCCTGGCCCCCGTACAGCTGGAGATTCAGACCATCATTGAGaag ACTAATAACTGCTTAGAAAAGGAACCAGCCTCCTCCAACTGA